A stretch of Methanocalculus natronophilus DNA encodes these proteins:
- a CDS encoding ATP-binding cassette domain-containing protein yields MSAIIVENLTKRFHDLTAVDSVSFEIREGEVFGLLGPNGAGKTTIISMLATLLEPTGGIALLNGIDIQKDADGVRKSIGIVFQDQSLDEELTAWENMDFHGRLYRIPKKVREERIDELLRLVELTDRQQSLVKTYSGGMRRRLEIARGLLHEPSVLFLDEPTLGLDPQTRNHLWDYIQNLNRTKGITIILTTHYMDEADRLCDRVAIIDRGTIVAMDTPQNLKKMVGGDLVTLTSPDAAEIAAGLAASWIIGATHHDGEVFIRLRSAEEHIPDLIRMVGSNGNLISSLSIKKPTLEDVFLHYTGRSMREEEAGSLDRMRMMMPRRN; encoded by the coding sequence ATGAGTGCTATTATCGTCGAAAACCTCACCAAGCGATTTCACGACCTGACCGCTGTAGATAGCGTCTCCTTTGAGATCCGTGAAGGAGAGGTGTTTGGACTCCTCGGTCCAAACGGGGCTGGCAAGACGACCATCATCTCCATGCTCGCCACCCTCCTTGAACCAACAGGCGGTATTGCTCTTCTCAATGGCATTGATATCCAGAAGGATGCAGATGGAGTACGGAAATCAATAGGTATTGTCTTTCAGGACCAGAGCCTTGACGAAGAGCTGACTGCATGGGAGAACATGGACTTTCATGGCAGGCTCTACCGCATCCCCAAAAAAGTCAGGGAGGAGCGAATTGATGAGCTGCTTCGGCTTGTTGAGCTAACAGATCGACAGCAGAGCCTGGTGAAGACCTATTCGGGCGGAATGCGCAGGCGGCTTGAGATTGCCCGCGGGCTTCTGCATGAACCATCAGTCCTCTTTCTTGACGAGCCGACACTCGGCCTTGATCCCCAGACACGAAACCACCTCTGGGACTATATCCAGAACCTGAACAGAACAAAAGGCATCACCATCATCCTCACCACGCACTACATGGATGAAGCAGACCGCCTCTGTGATCGTGTCGCCATCATCGATCGTGGAACAATAGTCGCGATGGATACACCGCAGAACCTGAAGAAGATGGTGGGCGGGGATCTGGTGACGCTCACCTCACCGGATGCTGCAGAAATTGCTGCGGGGCTCGCCGCATCATGGATTATCGGCGCTACACACCATGACGGTGAGGTCTTCATCAGGCTTCGGTCAGCAGAAGAGCATATACCTGACCTCATCCGGATGGTTGGCAGCAACGGCAATCTGATCAGCTCACTCTCGATCAAGAAACCCACGTTAGAGGATGTCTTCCTTCACTATACAGGACGGAGCATGCGGGAAGAAGAAGCCGGATCCCTTGATCGCATGCGGATGATGATGCCACGGAGGAACTAA